In Kitasatospora gansuensis, a genomic segment contains:
- a CDS encoding FAD-dependent monooxygenase has product MRITVIGGGVAGAASAIALRRTGAEVTVHEAYPDPAGPVGSFLSLASNGLRALDVLGCLPEVQRRGFEVAEQRMWSASGRLLGAMPRGRLAGDALRSVTLMRGQLVEALRTEAERAGVTVRTGQRLTGLTEHEGGVRAEFADGSATEADLLVGADGLRSATRTLLDPAAPNPAYAGLYSVSGRSEGVPGDPSCFNMTFGRNGAFVHLPTPDGSTWWSAQVATPEPPDLAAVPLADWPARLAGVYRHEELPLALLRATTEVHRPTLMHTLPAVPAWHGGRVVLVGDAAHPVGAGQGASMALEDAVVLAQVLGRGGSLAEYERLRRARIGRMLKAAAANRDAKTAGPVGRRVNDLVMPLVFRHLYTRSTDWLYTHELGALA; this is encoded by the coding sequence ATGCGGATCACCGTCATCGGCGGCGGCGTGGCCGGAGCGGCGAGCGCCATCGCGCTGCGCCGGACCGGCGCCGAGGTCACCGTGCACGAGGCGTACCCGGACCCGGCCGGGCCGGTGGGCTCCTTCCTCAGCCTGGCCTCCAACGGACTGCGCGCACTGGACGTGCTCGGCTGCCTGCCCGAGGTGCAGCGGCGCGGCTTCGAGGTGGCCGAGCAGCGGATGTGGTCCGCCTCCGGGCGCCTGCTCGGCGCGATGCCGCGCGGCCGGCTCGCCGGGGACGCCCTGCGCAGCGTCACCCTGATGCGGGGTCAGCTGGTCGAGGCGCTGCGCACCGAGGCCGAACGGGCCGGCGTCACGGTCCGCACCGGGCAGCGCCTGACCGGGCTGACCGAGCACGAGGGCGGCGTACGGGCGGAGTTCGCCGACGGCTCCGCCACCGAGGCCGACCTGCTGGTCGGCGCGGACGGTCTCCGCTCGGCCACCCGTACGCTGCTCGACCCGGCCGCGCCGAACCCGGCGTACGCGGGGCTGTACAGCGTCTCGGGCCGGTCCGAGGGAGTGCCGGGTGACCCGTCCTGCTTCAACATGACCTTCGGCCGCAACGGCGCCTTCGTCCACCTCCCGACCCCCGACGGCTCCACCTGGTGGTCGGCCCAGGTCGCCACCCCCGAGCCGCCGGACCTGGCCGCCGTCCCGCTCGCCGACTGGCCCGCCCGGCTGGCCGGGGTGTACCGGCACGAGGAACTGCCGCTCGCCCTGCTCCGGGCGACCACCGAGGTGCACCGCCCGACCCTGATGCACACGCTGCCCGCCGTACCGGCCTGGCACGGCGGCCGGGTGGTCCTGGTCGGCGACGCCGCCCATCCGGTCGGCGCGGGACAGGGCGCCTCGATGGCGCTGGAGGACGCGGTGGTGCTGGCCCAGGTGCTGGGCCGGGGCGGCTCGCTCGCCGAGTACGAGCGGCTCCGCCGGGCCCGGATCGGCCGGATGCTCAAGGCGGCCGCCGCCAACCGGGACGCCAAGACCGCGGGCCCGGTCGGCCGCCGGGTCAACGACCTGGTGATGCCGCTGGTGTTCCGACACCTCTACACCCGGTCCACCGACTGGCTCTACACCCACGAACTCGGCGCCCTGGCCTGA